A genomic stretch from Saccharomyces paradoxus chromosome XVI, complete sequence includes:
- the GRS2 gene encoding putative glycine--tRNA ligase (Glycine-tRNA synthetase, not expressed under normal growth conditions~similar to YPR081C) yields the protein MALMSNSERDKLESTLRRRFFYTPSFEIYGGVSGLFDLGPPGCQLKNNLIQLWREHFIMEENMLEVDGPMLTPYDVLKTSGHVDKFTDWMCRNPKTGEYYRADHLIEQTLKKRLLNKDVDSQDFEKMENILATIDGFTGPELNRIMQEYKISDPVTDDVLDALTSFNLMFQTKIGASGQLKGFLRPETAQGQFLNFNKLLDINQGKIPFASASIGKSFRNEISPRSGLLRVREFLMAEIEYFVDPLNKSHAKFNEVLDEEISLLSRRLQESGKPPLPVRMTIGEAVKSGMVENETLGYFMARVHQFLLKAGINKNKFRFRQHLKNEMAHYATDCWDGEILTSYGWIECVGCADRAAFDLTVHSKKTGRSLTVRQKLDTPKERTEWVIEVNKKNFGSKFKQKAKVIDSVLSNFSQDELISRHKELNRSGKFTCRANGEIVELDSSLVTIKMKSTLQHIREYIPNVIEPSFGLGRIIYCIFDHCFQFRVGNESRSFFSFPLQIAPIKVFITTISNNDSFPSIVKEISQILRKREIYFKIDDSNTSIGKKYARNDELGTPFGITIDFETIKDETVTLRERNSMKQVRGSISDVISAIDKMIHNPEEPEWDNSTLGLSPVNIYD from the coding sequence ATGGCGTTAATGTCCAATTCTGAAAGAGATAAATTGGAAAGTACATTGAGGAGAAGGTTTTTCTACACACCTTCTTTTGAGATATATGGTGGTGTCTCAGGTTTATTTGATTTGGGACCTCCTGGTTGTcagttgaaaaataacttAATTCAACTATGGCGAGAACATTTTATTATGGAGGAAAACATGCTTGAGGTTGATGGGCCAATGCTAACTCCTTACGATGTGCTGAAAACTTCTGGGCATGTAGATAAATTTACTGATTGGATGTGCCGAAATCCAAAGACTGGGGAATACTACAGAGCAGATCATTTGATCGAACAGacgttgaagaaaaggctGCTGAACAAGGATGTCGATTCACaggattttgaaaagatggAGAACATATTGGCCACGATTGATGGGTTTACGGGTCCTGAGTTGAATCGTATTATGCAGGAATATAAAATTAGTGATCCAGTCACTGATGATGTATTAGACGCACTAACCTCATTTAATTTGATGTTCCAAACTAAAATTGGAGCTTCAGGACAGTTGAAAGGCTTTTTACGGCCAGAGACTGCGCAGGGACAGTTCCtcaatttcaacaaattgTTGGACATCAACCAAGGGAAGATTCCGTTCGCATCTGCTTCCATTGGTAAGTCATTcagaaatgaaatttccCCCAGAAGTGGGCTATTAAGGGTGAGAGAGTTTCTAATGGCAGAAATTGAGTATTTTGTTGATCCGTTAAATAAGTCGCATGCAAAATTCAATGAGGTGTTAGATGAAGAGATTTCACTACTCTCACGTCGATTACAGGAGAGTGGTAAACCTCCACTTCCCGTGAGAATGACAATAGGTGAGGCAGTGAAATCCGGAATGGTAGAAAACGAAACATTGGGATATTTTATGGCAAGAGTTCATCAATTTCTGTTGAAAGCTGGCATTAATAAGAACAAATTTAGATTTCGCCAGCATTTGAAGAATGAAATGGCACACTATGCCACAGATTGCTGGGACGGTGAAATATTGACGTCGTACGGTTGGATTGAATGTGTAGGTTGTGCTGATAGAGCGGCTTTCGATTTAACTGTACACTCCAAGAAAACGGGGAGAAGTCTGACGGTAAGGCAAAAGCTAGATACCCCAAAAGAAAGAACTGAGTGGGTCATAGAAgtgaacaagaagaattttggatcaaaattcaaacaaaaagcaaaagtAATCGATTCTGTtttgtcaaatttttccCAGGATGAATTAATCAGTAGGCATAAAGAACTGAACAGGAGCGGTAAATTTACCTGCCGAGCAAATGGCGAGATTGTGGAACTAGATAGCAGTCTGGTTACTATTAAAATGAAGTCAACTTTGCAGCATATAAGAGAGTATATTCCTAATGTCATTGAACCCTCATTTGGTTTAGGCCGTATTATATACTGCATATTTGACCATTGTTTCCAATTTCGAGTAGGCAATGAGTCAAGAAGTTTCTTCTCCTTTCCATTACAAATAGCGCCGATCAAAGTATTTATAACAACAATATCAAATAATGATAGCTTCCCCAGTATAGTCAAGGAGATCTCGCAGATTTTGCGCAAAAGAGAGATATACTTTAAAATTGACGATTCCAATACTTCAATTGGTAAAAAATACGCCCGTAACGATGAGTTGGGTACGCCGTTTGGTATCACCAtagattttgaaactaTAAAAGATGAGACAGTGACGTTAAGAGAAAGGAATTCCATGAAGCAAGTAAGAGGCTCTATCTCTGATGTAATTTCGGCTATTGACAAAATGATCCACAACCCCGAAGAACCGGAGTGGGATAATTCAACACTTGGACTCTCGCctgtaaatatatatgattga
- the TEF1 gene encoding translation elongation factor EF-1 alpha (Translational elongation factor EF-1 alpha~similar to YPR080W), with product MGKEKSHINVVVIGHVDSGKSTTTGHLIYKCGGIDKRTIEKFEKEAAELGKGSFKYAWVLDKLKAERERGITIDIALWKFETPKYQVTVIDAPGHRDFIKNMITGTSQADCAILIIAGGVGEFEAGISKDGQTREHALLAFTLGVRQLIVAVNKMDSVKWDESRFQEIVKETANFIKKVGYNPKTVPFVPISGWNGDNMIEATTNAPWYKGWEKETKAGVVKGKTLLEAIDAIEQPSRPTDKPLRLPLQDVYKIGGIGTVPVGRVETGVIKPGMVVTFAPAGVTTEVKSVEMHHEQLEQGVPGDNVGFNVKNVSVKEIRRGNVCGDSKNDPPKGCASFNATVIVLNHPGQISAGYSPVLDCHTAHIACRFDELLEKNDRRSGKKLEDHPKFLKSGDAALVKFVPSKPMCVEAFSEYPPLGRFAVRDMRQTVAVGVIKSVDKTEKAAKVTKAAQKAAKK from the coding sequence ATGGGTAAAGAGAAGTCTCACATTAACGTTGTCGTTATCGGTCATGTCGATTCTGGTAAGTCTACCACTACCGGTCATTTGATTTACAAGTGTGGTGGTATTGACAAGAGAACCATCGAAAAGTTCGAAAAGGAAGCCGCTGAATTAGGTAAGGGTTCTTTCAAGTACGCTTGGGTTTTGGACAAGTTAAAGgctgaaagagaaagaggtATCACTATCGATATTGCTTTGTGGAAGTTCGAAACTCCAAAGTACCAAGTTACCGTTATTGATGCTCCAGGTCACAGAGATTTCATCAAGAACATGATTACTGGTACTTCTCAAGCTGACTGTGCTATCTTGATTATTGCTGGTGGTGTCGGTGAATTCGAAGCCGGTATCTCTAAGGATGGTCAAACCAGAGAACACGCTTTGTTGGCTTTCACTTTGGGTGTTAGACAATTGATTGTTGCTGTCAACAAGATGGACTCCGTCAAATGGGACGAATCCAGATTCCAAGAAATTGTCAAGGAAACTGCCAACTTTATCAAGAAGGTTGGTTACAACCCAAAGACTGTTCCATTCGTCCCAATCTCTGGTTGGAACGGTGACAACATGATTGAAGCTACCACCAACGCTCCATGGTACAAGGGTTGGGAAAAGGAAACCAAGGCCGGTGTCGTCAAGGGTAAGACCTTGTTGGAAGCCATTGACGCCATTGAACAACCATCTAGACCAACTGACAAGCCATTGAGATTGCCATTGCAAGATGTTTACAAGATTGGTGGTATCGGTACTGTGCCAGTCGGTAGAGTTGAAACCGGTGTTATCAAGCCAGGTATGGTTGTTACTTTCGCCCCAGCCGGTGTTACCACTGAAGTCAAGTCCGTTGAAATGCATCACGAACAATTGGAACAAGGTGTTCCAGGTGACAACGTTGGTTTCAACGTCAAGAATGTTTCCGTCAAGGAAATCAGAAGAGGTAACGTCTGTGGTGACTCCAAGAACGATCCACCAAAGGGTTGTGCTTCTTTCAACGCTACCGTCATTGTTTTGAACCATCCAGGTCAAATCTCTGCTGGTTACTCTCCAGTTTTGGATTGTCACACTGCTCACATTGCTTGTAGATTCGACGAATTGTTGGAAAAGAACGACAGAAGATCCGGTAAGAAATTGGAAGACCATCCAAAGTTCTTGAAGTCCGGTGACGCTGCTTTGGTCAAGTTCGTTCCATCTAAGCCAATGTGTGTTGAAGCTTTCAGTGAATACCCACCATTAGGTAGATTCGCTGTCAGAGACATGAGACAAACTGTCGCTGTCGGTGTTATCAAGTCTGTCGACAAGACTGAAAAGGCCGCTAAGGTTACCAAGGCTGCTCAAAAGGCTGCTAAGAAATAA
- the MDM36 gene encoding Mdm36p (Mitochondrial protein~similar to YPR083W) gives MDENGSVKPGYGLKGLNSGNSRSKMDKDPIISKFHRAGLNDPADEEDNDVDGNRNTSWITSMISDERHKVEGKFMVDDGEDLHLCKTTLNKCDALVKILTDIIKLEFVIHQSWYIRSLYKGVLIQFEVEISGGNRNNAGDSGGNDDNHNSNQDDSFYKDLSLKCIKKCEKSSLALESLSRDIDKIRDFIMSNTIEENRVDRLLQNSMTLLLECWIYSMKRLRRLRMKIAGIFVRSKLLLIDHELVTIWHFLQEQNEHETVNNENELKLAETIKSYRAFIKIFIQQLEDSEAGSPSSSLFEECLHVFLDIESMYNSLNLNWLLNENKALQERLMSSSSTSESEHAKSLPVIDETKEIEDISSFVNSIVDASMLTHDLTPINSSDSDNLSNGEIDRLDGRRLSSSTSDMSLMMQRTSLQKQLPTLLTAFNNARRLEQELQNACKVDDNKNSTEDTDSSVRQNEHAMSSSVSSIISQNSTLASPSPPLSSSFISTTSSQSSSRMATLPLSSSSSLLETQSQTLKNNMSQWLNQSRSGLNGTKLIPTNHIGFHSNVLNTLYGIGGGPTSRSYKSTQPSSQNT, from the coding sequence ATGGATGAAAACGGTTCAGTAAAGCCTGGCTATGGACTGAAGGGACTCAATTCGGGAAATTCGAGGTCGAAAATGGATAAGGATCCCATCATTAGTAAATTTCATAGGGCTGGTCTCAATGATCCTGCAGACGAGGAAGATAATGATGTCGATGGTAATCGCAACACTAGCTGGATAACATCAATGATTAGTGACGAAAGACATAAGGTGGAGGGAAAGTTTATGGTGGATGACGGGGAAGATTTGCATTTATGCAAGACCACTTTGAACAAATGTGATGCTCTAGTGAAGATATTAACGGATATAATTAAGTTAGAGTTTGTCATTCATCAATCATGGTATATCAGATCCCTGTATAAAGGTGTCTTAATTCAATTTGAAGTAGAAATATCCGGTGGAAATAGGAATAACGCCGGCGATAGTGGTGGCAATGATGATAACCACAACAGTAACCAGGACGACAGCTTTTATAAGGACTTAAGCTTAAAATGCATCAAAAAATGTGAGAAGTCTTCCCTTGCACTTGAGTCGCTGTCAAGAGACATTGACAAGATAAGAGATTTCATAATGTCCAACACgatagaagaaaataggGTTGACAGGCTTTTGCAAAATTCGATGACCTTATTATTGGAATGTTGGATCTACTCTATGAAGCGATTACGCCGTCTAAGGATGAAGATTGCAGGCATCTTTGTTAGGTCCAAGCTTTTGCTTATTGATCATGAATTAGTAACCATATGGCATTTTTTACAGGAGCAAAACGAGCACGAAACGGTAAATAATGAGAACGAACTAAAATTAGCAGAGACAATAAAATCATACAGAGCGTTCATTAAGATATTCATTCAACAATTGGAAGACTCCGAAGCGGGATCTCCATCTTCCTCTCTGTTTGAAGAATGCTTACACGTTTTTTTGGATATCGAATCGATGTACAACTCTTTAAACCTAAATTGGCTATTGAATGAAAACAAAGCATTGCAAGAAAGACTAatgtcatcatcgtcaACATCGGAAAGCGAACATGCTAAGAGTCTTCCTGTTATTGACGAGACAAAGGAGATTGAAGATATCAGCTCATTTGTCAATAGCATTGTGGATGCATCCATGTTGACACATGATTTGACTCCAATCAATTCATCGGACAGTGACAATTTGTCAAATGGAGAAATTGACCGTCTAGATGGAAGAAGATTATCCTCCTCTACTTCAGATATGTCATTGATGATGCAAAGGACATCGCTACAGAAACAACTTCCTACCCTGTTAACCGCCTTTAATAACGCAAGAAGACTAGAACAAGAATTGCAGAATGCATGCAAAGTAGATGATAACAAAAATAGCACCGAAGATACTGATTCAAGTGTACGACAGAACGAACATGCTATGTCTTCAAGTGTATCCTCCATAATATCCCAAAACTCTACATTAGCATCACCGTCTCCTCCGTTGTCATCGTCCTTTATATCTACTACATCCTCACAATCAAGTTCTCGTATGGCCACATTGCCActgtcttcttcatcttcattattgGAAACGCAATCACAAACGCTGAAGAACAACATGTCGCAATGGTTGAACCAATCGCGGTCTGGCCTCAACGGTACAAAACTTATACCAACAAACCACATTGGCTTTCATAGTAATGTTCTGAATACTTTGTACGGTATCGGTGGTGGTCCAACATCCAGATCCTACAAATCTACTCAACCCTCTTCACAAAACACATGA
- a CDS encoding uncharacterized protein (similar to YPR078C), which yields MQMISGVLPTTLSPSELRSDDERTFQFDEEAEIPTHLTESEDLRRLVNETAQLGVRVDHIHDKTDQEIARLEKVIKEVTESDTLFRSCSGWFKTHKNFSDSESSSNIQLKSLSQLHGCYDRDWRKRLNKWFKKNKSKLALLSTGDLEVRNDDTVYESEGEFMEQGKTPYFETDEFMNGLNIISPLTPDDFENDNTYVKIDETCQIHPTSECEKSSISPTFGNDIKKELVTDDTESIISGPPLQENKKTLLKYRHVRTSLDMLNSEKSTSKNNSGMFRIFHRSSPLGGKTQENVPRVWDTLKSNLGREIYLLQGRFKKWTAKHQNFKKNQLFKGEDPVAVPLPSSDPGTETQLGTKFCLMPGEGQPPVQQA from the coding sequence ATGCAAATGATTTCTGGAGTCTTACCCACAACATTAAGTCCCTCGGAGCTTAGGTCTGATGATGAACGAACCTTCCAGTTTGATGAGGAAGCTGAAATACCAACGCATTTGACTGAAAGCGAAGATTTACGAAGGTTAGTCAATGAGACTGCACAATTGGGTGTCAGGGTTGATCATATTCACGATAAAACTGATCAAGAAATTGCCAGGTTGGAAAAAGTGATCAAAGAAGTCACTGAAAGTGATACTCTTTTCAGATCCTGTTCTGGTTGGTTTAAAACCCATAAGAATTTTTCGGACAGTGAAAGCAGTTCAAATATACAGCTAAAGAGTCTTTCTCAATTGCATGGCTGCTATGATCGTGATTGGAGGAAGAGATTAAATAAATGGtttaagaaaaacaagagTAAATTAGCTCTACTCTCGACGGGTGACCTCGAAGTGAGAAATGATGATACAGTATATGAATCGGAAGGGGAATTTATGGAACAAGGTAAGACACCATATTTTGAGACTGATGAATTTATGAATGGATTAAATATTATATCACCATTAACTCctgatgattttgaaaatgacaaCACATACGttaaaattgatgaaaccTGCCAAATCCATCCCACTTCGGAGTGTGAGAAATCCTCCATAAGCCCCACATTTGGGAACGACATCAAAAAAGAGCTAGTAACTGATGATACGGAAAGCATTATTAGCGGACCTCcattacaagaaaataaaaagactCTTCTGAAATACCGACATGTCAGGACTTCTCTTGATATGCTGAATTCTGAAAAGAGTActtccaaaaataacagCGGTATGTTCCGTATTTTCCATAGAAGTTCCCCTCTTGGCGGCAAAACCCAAGAAAACGTGCCACGAGTGTGGGACACACTTAAAAGTAATTTGGGCAGAGAAATATATCTTTTGCAGGgaagattcaaaaaatggactgcaaaacatcaaaattttaagaAGAACCAACTTTTCAAGGGTGAAGACCCCGTTGCCGTTCCCTTACCATCATCCGATCCGGGAACGGAAACACAGTTGGGAACTAAATTCTGTCTTATGCCTGGAGAGGGTCAGCCTCCCGTACAACAAGCGTAA
- the MRL1 gene encoding Mrl1p (Membrane protein~similar to YPR079W), translating into MLKRSSLIYLSCVLIITIPILLHIYNVPGLPHETNEHRASRKQKRALASPDKPKGGNDEELFCAVTNPVTGSYIDLSQLSSTPNKLREGQKQNSGTNKHESSKTKWSVRGWGYDTNFTLGICSSPVGEAESQQLSNLTGAFYVDQLNENSLVSIGDFSTEPALVGSPTAKKLTLKYENGSMCPNGKDKKATLLNFVCDKEIQSKAQISYIGNLHNCSYFFEVRSIYACPTSNKKNEVNVLGIFIGIFAIFFLVEFAGRRWIYAKLNRHLKNDDELNDISPALNEQPHWDLIEDGSHWSKFFNGIAKTTRRFTKSLMRSLVRGRSNRQGGIRLRSSPSASSSSLANREFFRDMEAQNEIIDSLDINSHTTESDHPTLAEHSV; encoded by the coding sequence ATGTTGAAACGATCATCTTTAATATATCTATCGTGTGTCTTGATAATTACCATACCAATACTTTTGCATATATACAATGTTCCAGGACTGCCTCACGAAACCAATGAACATAGAGCTTCTcgaaagcaaaaaagagCGTTAGCCAGTCCGGATAAACCCAAAGGCGGGAACGATGAAGAGCTATTCTGTGCGGTAACCAACCCAGTCACTGGATCATACATAGATCTATCACAACTATCTTCTACTCCAAATAAATTAAGGGAGGGCCAAAAACAGAATTCTGGCACTAACAAACATGAATCCTCCAAGACAAAGTGGTCAGTGAGAGGTTGGGGTTACGATACCAACTTCACCTTAGGTATTTGCTCTAGCCCTGTTGGCGAAGCTGAGTCTCAACAACTGTCCAATCTAACGGGTGCTTTCTACGTAGACCAGCTGAACGAGAATAGTTTAGTATCGATTGGCGACTTCAGTACAGAACCTGCATTAGTCGGCAGCCCCACTGCCAAGAAGCTAACCCTCAAATACGAAAATGGCTCCATGTGCCCGAACGGAAAGGACAAGAAAGcaactttattgaattttgtCTGcgataaagaaattcaGTCCAAGGCCCAGATATCGTACATCGGCAACTTACACAATTGCTCGTATTTCTTCGAAGTCCGCAGCATTTATGCGTGTCCCACctcaaacaaaaagaacGAGGTTAATGTTTTGGGTATATTTATCGGCATATTCGCCATATTCTTCTTAGTCGAATTCGCGGGGAGAAGATGGATCTATGCTAAACTAAATAGAcacttgaaaaatgatgaCGAGTTAAATGACATATCGCCAGCTTTAAATGAGCAACCACACTGGGATCTCATAGAGGACGGCTCTCACTGGAGTAAATTCTTCAACGGAATAGCCAAGACGACAAGAAGGTTCACCAAATCGTTAATGAGGTCTTTAGTCAGGGGCAGGAGCAACCGCCAAGGCGGTATAAGACTACGGTCATCTCCATCCgcctcttcttctagtCTCGCCAACAGAGAGTTCTTCAGAGACATGGAGGCTCAAAACGAAATTATAGACAGCCTGGACATTAATAGCCACACAACGGAAAGTGACCACCCAACTTTAGCAGAACACAGCGTATAA
- the ASA1 gene encoding Asa1p (Subunit of the ASTRA complex, involved in chromatin remodeling~similar to YPR085C) codes for MGGSSNEKSLKRTLTLSDFTLRYHKKGITALQVIKAPSVSNVPVLLSGDNHGYFVMWNLVTKRPITCTQIEGNPHIIAFRWVESTAVLCILSKDSMLRMFKLEESALRSIDLVKKPNQANKTEDPQWTQIYEMPINTLNFANFIIEAQVKPKKDNRDYRLICCHTDDSESIDIYRIIEDSTFKLKRPFSNINFPKYLKKQDFLQIPKNSKFGIIMRFARLNDVIFLGFENGFIVGFKTTFDESLHRDVAELVHVSNDHYPNPILNMCVSGDELYSCSTDDFITKHKISVSLQPATKYCKENAFFIKCPSTLRVSEPARIYLPLKNISHIDKITDDYLLVSSWSGITIVLDMRTSEVVQTFMKSKNNLVVSDSSIGDLTNGSGSNTESSSKSHNYKVGAMTGLESFAVQSNGLKLGELRRIKALAECSWCLIGYDDGTIKLNKI; via the coding sequence ATGGGGGGCTCTAGTAATGAGAAAAGCCTAAAGAGAACGCTGACTTTATCCGATTTCACCTTACGTTATCATAAAAAGGGCATTACAGCTCTGCAGGTCATCAAAGCACCGTCTGTTTCAAACGTACCAGTCTTATTATCCGGTGATAATCACGGTTATTTTGTCATGTGGAACTTGGTGACCAAGAGACCGATTACATGTACACAAATCGAAGGCAACCCGCACATTATAGCGTTTCGGTGGGTGGAATCTACAGCTGTACTCTGCATTCTTTCTAAAGACTCCATGCTGCGAATGTTCAAGCTAGAAGAATCTGCGCTACGATCTATAGATTTAGTCAAAAAGCCAAATCAAGCCAATAAGACGGAAGATCCGCAATGGACTCAAATCTATGAGATGCCAATAAACACACTCAATTTTGCGAATTTTATCATTGAGGCTCAAGTGAAACCTAAGAAAGATAATAGAGACTATAGGTTAATTTGCTGCCATACTGATGATTCGGAATCTATCGATATATACCGGATAATAGAAGATTCAAcattcaaattgaaaaggcCATTCAGTAATATTAATTTCCCCAAATACTTGAAAAAGCAGGATTTTTTACAAATTCCCAAGAATTCCAAATTTGGTATAATAATGAGGTTTGCTAGATTAAACGATGTCATATTTTTaggttttgaaaatggaTTTATAGTTGGATTTAAAACTACTTTTGATGAAAGTCTTCACCGAGACGTTGCCGAACTGGTCCATGTTTCTAATGATCATTATCCGAACCCGATACTTAATATGTGTGTTAGCGGTGATGAACTTTATAGCTGTTCCACAGATGATTTCATAACCAAGCACAAAATCTCAGTGAGTTTACAACCTGCCACGAAATACtgtaaagaaaatgcaTTTTTTATAAAGTGTCCAAGCACACTGAGAGTAAGCGAACCAGCAAGAATTTATCTTCCCTTGAAAAACATCAGTCatattgataaaataaCGGACGATTACTTACTCGTGAGTAGTTGGTCGGGAATAACAATTGTTCTTGATATGCGTACTTCAGAAGTGGTGCAAACTTTTATGAAGTCAAAAAACAACTTGGTTGTGAGCGATAGCTCTATTGGAGACTTAACAAACGGCAGCGGCTCAAATACAGAATCCAGCTCAAAATCTCATAACTACAAAGTGGGAGCAATGACAGGTTTGGAATCATTTGCTGTGCAATCAAATGGTTTGAAGTTAGGAGAACTTAGACGTATTAAAGCGCTGGCGGAATGTAGCTGGTGTTTAATTGGGTATGATGATGGCACCATAAAGctcaacaaaatataa
- the DIB1 gene encoding U4/U6-U5 snRNP complex subunit DIB1 (17-kDa component of the U4/U6aU5 tri-snRNP~similar to YPR082C), whose amino-acid sequence MASVLLPQLRTGWHVDQAIVTETKRLVIIRFGRKNDRQCMIMDELLSSIAERVRNFAAIYLCDIDEVPDFDEMYELTDPMTVMFFYQNKHMMCDFGTGNNNKLNFIVDDKQEMIDILETIFRGARKNKGLVVSPYDYNHKRVS is encoded by the coding sequence ATGGCTAGTGTGTTATTGCCTCAATTGCGTACGGGATGGCATGTGGACCAAGCTATTGTTACGGAGACTAAACGACTCGTGATCATTCGTTTTGGTCGCAAAAATGATAGACAATGTATGATCATGGACGAGTTGTTATCTTCGATTGCTGAAAGGGTAAGGAACTTTGCAGCTATTTATTTAtgtgatattgatgaagttcCAGATTTTGATGAGATGTACGAGCTGACGGATCCCATGACGGTAATGTTTTTTTACCAGAATAAGCACATGATGTGTGATTTTGGTACTGGGAACAACAACAAGTTGAACTTTATTGTGGACGACAAACAAGAAATGATTGACATTTTAGAAACTATATTCAGAGGTGCCAGGAAGAACAAAGGGTTGGTGGTCTCTCCGTACGATTATAATCATAAGCGTGTGTCATAA
- a CDS encoding uncharacterized protein (similar to YPR084W) gives MSEKASEERPIRLAVLGGSSTGKTSLVSRLTVNIVHEVHYPTRNQTNWLFDFVPSSILARAILDEQAHERLCLRSPSSQTLEPIFPSPEVSKNVLLSPLVFQASTDNFQSVRSHNKSHSRRSLSLDKSDSPLYQTFSDEFHVKDVPKNKADKLDVINHFKLPLNYIPPTYAPIQIDIIDTPGFSPDNVVPFLEVSLFRNLGRSILHGLADEPRRPVSTTSLLVASGASELNGKVDGYILVYSAVPELNHIGGPPEYGDDVSSTDTDEVSDGGFQLLKVIRNCILDAWTEFRNYEKRWEEGKEDDIYSLVYSLRHLWSKNSKEKSARIEQLRSYNTKLKSIELDPSSPDSPPPCIIVCSHVNHELASPMLIEMGRQLATNWKYGFVGIDSMNDLNVDVAVSLLIKEISEKMKLLVSSFNGSSNSGNSASIYNSHLVNDKKKNNNTGLNTNMIKKIIK, from the coding sequence ATGTCAGAAAAGGCTTCTGAAGAAAGACCTATACGGCTGGCCGTTCTGGGAGGTTCTTCTACAGGAAAGACCTCCCTGGTATCTAGGCTTACTGTTAATATTGTCCACGAGGTTCACTATCCGACAAGAAACCAAACTAACTGGCTTTTCGACTTTGTTCCCTCATCGATCTTGGCCAGGGCTATATTGGACGAACAAGCTCACGAAAGACTTTGCCTTCGTTCTCCAAGCAGTCAAACTTTAGAGCCTATTTTTCCATCACCTGAGGTTTCTAAGAATGTACTACTGTCACCATTGGTATTTCAGGCTTCCACTGATAATTTCCAATCAGTGAGATCACACAACAAAAGCCACTCCAGGAGATCCCTATCTCTAGATAAATCTGATTCTCCGCTGTATCAAACTTTTTCCGATGAATTTCACGTCAAAGATGTTCCTAAGAACAAGGCAGATAAGCTTGACGTTATCAATCACTTTAAACTGCCCCTGAACTACATTCCTCCCACGTACGCACCAATCCAGattgatattattgatacCCCCGGTTTTAGTCCTGATAATGTAGTGCCGTTCTTAGAGGTTTCTCTCTTCCGAAATTTAGGAAGATCTATCCTACATGGATTAGCAGATGAGCCAAGACGGCCTGTATCCACTACTTCACTATTGGTTGCCTCTGGCGCTTCTGAGTTAAACGGTAAAGTTGACGGCTACATATTGGTGTATAGTGCGGTCCCCGAATTAAATCATATTGGAGGTCCTCCGGAATATGGGGACGATGTATCAAGCACAGATACGGATGAAGTCAGTGATGGTGGGTTTCAGCTATTAAAAGTAATCAGAAACTGCATTTTAGATGCTTGGACTGAATTTCGAAATTACGAAAAAAGGTGGGAGGAAGGTAAAGAGGATGATATTTACTCATTGGTTTACAGTTTGAGACATCTATGGAGCAAAAATAGCAAAGAGAAAAGCGCCAGAATAGAACAATTGAGATCCTATAATACCAAATTAAAATCTATTGAATTAGACCCCTCATCCCCTGATTCACCACCACCATGCATTATCGTATGTTCTCATGTTAATCATGAATTAGCAAGTCCGATGTTAATTGAAATGGGAAGGCAACTAGCGACAAATTGGAAATACGGATTTGTTGGTATAGACAGCATGAATGATCTAAATGTTGATGTGGCTGTTAGTTTGCTAATCAAGGAAATATCAGAAAAGATGAAGCTATTAGTTTCTAGTTTCAATGGAAGTAGTAACAGTGGTAATTCAGCTTCAATTTACAACTCTCATTTAGTGAATgataagaagaaaaacaacaacacAGGTTTAAACACCAatatgataaagaaaattatcaaataa